In Phenylobacterium zucineum HLK1, one DNA window encodes the following:
- the rsmI gene encoding 16S rRNA (cytidine(1402)-2'-O)-methyltransferase, with translation MARALPPPVLDDAPLAPGLYVVATPIGNLRDVTLRALDVLAQADLVLAEDTRVAAKLLSAYGLTARLERCDEHGEARALPKALAALEAGQRVALVSDAGTPLVSDPGFRLVKAAAEAGHPVFPIPGASALLAGLSAAGLPTDRFLFAGFPPPKSAARRTFLAEVAGVRATLVFFEGGSRLAASLADMAEVLGGEREAVVCRELTKLYETIVRGRLSELAADPRFEAPKGEIVVLVGPGRETEASAADADAALAEALARLKPADAAAEVAKALGLPRRDLYRRALELKR, from the coding sequence ATGGCCCGCGCCCTGCCCCCGCCCGTTCTCGACGACGCCCCGCTGGCGCCCGGCCTCTATGTGGTGGCCACGCCCATCGGCAACCTGCGCGACGTGACCCTGCGGGCCCTCGACGTCCTGGCCCAGGCCGACCTCGTGCTGGCCGAGGACACCCGGGTGGCGGCCAAGCTGCTCTCGGCCTACGGCCTGACCGCGCGGCTGGAGCGCTGCGACGAGCACGGCGAGGCGCGCGCCCTTCCCAAGGCCCTGGCGGCCCTGGAGGCGGGCCAGCGCGTGGCCCTCGTCTCCGACGCCGGCACCCCGCTGGTCTCAGATCCCGGCTTCCGGCTGGTGAAGGCCGCCGCCGAGGCGGGCCATCCGGTGTTCCCGATCCCCGGCGCCTCGGCGCTGCTCGCCGGCCTCTCGGCGGCGGGCCTGCCGACCGACCGCTTCCTGTTCGCGGGCTTTCCGCCGCCGAAGTCCGCCGCCCGCCGGACCTTCCTGGCCGAGGTCGCCGGCGTGCGCGCCACGCTGGTCTTCTTCGAGGGCGGCTCGCGCCTGGCGGCCAGCCTGGCGGACATGGCTGAGGTGCTGGGCGGCGAGCGCGAGGCGGTAGTCTGCCGCGAACTGACCAAGCTCTACGAGACGATCGTGCGGGGCCGCCTCTCCGAGCTCGCCGCCGACCCGCGTTTCGAGGCGCCGAAGGGCGAGATCGTGGTGCTGGTCGGGCCCGGCCGCGAGACCGAGGCGAGCGCGGCCGACGCCGACGCCGCCCTCGCCGAGGCCCTCGCCCGCCTGAAGCCGGCCGACGCCGCCGCCGAGGTGGCCAAGGCCCTGGGGCTGCCCCGGCGCGACCTCTACCGGCGCGCCCTGGAGCTCAAGCGGTGA
- a CDS encoding AmpG family muropeptide MFS transporter — protein sequence MADTTSAAPKPASKPRGHSWREVIAALRHPRVLITLLLGFSSGLPFMLTGNTLGYWLREEGVELAAIGFLSWVGIAYSMKFLWAPVIDKVDVPILGPLLGRRRGWILLSQLVIGAGLFAMAAIGPAGGLLTFAGFALVVAFASATQDIVVDAWRIERAESDEDLGLLTAAFQLGYRIAILATDALILLAAAKLGWNNSYVLCALAVGVGLTATLFATEPARIDPEAAKAQAGPPLWTPRGLFDAVVGPFIAFFRDHGVLAALLMLAAISLYRLPDFVMGPMVSPLYVDVGLSKEVVGSVRATIGLGATVVGIALAGLSAVRLGFTPTLVLGAILGPGSNLAFAALAYLGGSVQTLSMVIIVDNIATGFAGAALVAYMSSLTSLGYTATQYALLSSFYALLGKVLKGFSGQVVESLQAAYDPMTAYAIFFTGTAVVGIPALILCAMLGVRHRREQRRLAQAPA from the coding sequence ATGGCCGACACGACCTCCGCCGCGCCGAAGCCCGCTTCGAAACCCCGGGGCCATTCCTGGCGCGAGGTGATCGCGGCCCTGCGCCATCCGCGCGTGCTGATCACCCTGCTGCTCGGCTTCTCGTCCGGCCTGCCGTTCATGCTGACCGGCAACACCCTGGGCTACTGGCTGCGGGAGGAGGGCGTCGAGCTCGCCGCCATCGGCTTCCTGTCGTGGGTCGGCATCGCCTATTCGATGAAGTTCCTGTGGGCGCCGGTGATCGACAAGGTGGACGTGCCGATCCTGGGACCGCTGCTGGGCCGCCGGCGCGGCTGGATCCTGCTGTCCCAGCTGGTCATCGGCGCGGGCCTGTTCGCCATGGCCGCCATCGGGCCGGCCGGCGGCCTTCTCACCTTCGCCGGCTTCGCGCTCGTCGTCGCCTTCGCCTCGGCCACCCAGGACATCGTCGTCGACGCCTGGCGGATCGAGCGGGCCGAGAGCGACGAGGACCTGGGCCTGCTGACCGCCGCCTTCCAGCTCGGCTACCGCATCGCCATCCTCGCCACCGACGCACTGATCCTGCTGGCCGCGGCCAAGCTCGGCTGGAACAACTCCTACGTCCTCTGCGCCCTCGCGGTGGGCGTCGGGCTGACCGCGACCCTGTTCGCCACCGAGCCGGCCCGCATCGACCCCGAGGCGGCGAAGGCCCAGGCGGGGCCCCCGCTCTGGACCCCCCGCGGCCTGTTCGACGCGGTCGTCGGCCCGTTCATCGCCTTCTTCCGCGACCACGGCGTCCTGGCCGCCCTGCTCATGCTGGCCGCGATCAGCCTCTACCGCCTGCCCGACTTCGTGATGGGGCCGATGGTCAGCCCGCTCTACGTGGACGTGGGCCTGTCGAAGGAGGTCGTCGGCAGCGTGCGCGCCACCATCGGCCTGGGGGCCACCGTCGTCGGCATCGCGCTGGCGGGCCTCAGCGCCGTGCGGCTGGGCTTCACCCCGACGCTGGTGCTGGGCGCGATCCTGGGGCCGGGCTCAAACCTCGCCTTCGCCGCCCTCGCCTACCTGGGCGGCAGCGTCCAGACGCTGAGCATGGTCATCATCGTCGACAATATCGCGACCGGCTTCGCGGGCGCGGCGCTGGTGGCCTACATGTCCAGCCTGACCAGCCTCGGCTACACGGCGACCCAGTACGCACTGCTGTCCAGCTTCTACGCCCTGCTCGGCAAGGTGCTGAAGGGCTTCTCGGGGCAGGTGGTGGAGAGCCTGCAGGCGGCCTACGACCCGATGACCGCCTACGCCATCTTCTTCACCGGCACGGCGGTCGTGGGGATCCCGGCGCTGATCCTCTGCGCTATGCTGGGCGTGCGGCACCGGCGCGAGCAGCGCCGCCTGGCGCAGGCGCCGGCTTAG
- a CDS encoding S1 family peptidase: MHFPRLPDWLVYSAVVLALLFAALGRGERADAPPPPPDVAAPLGEAIGPASPFDPSVVVDVPSENGPATGTAFSIAESGVWLTARHVVEGCARAALVVGDGVGVATTVRVDPRGEAAVLLTEGGADPLPLALNEPLRRGQRAYHPGFPQGEPGEATSRLLGRETLVVRGRGARSEPVLVWAETGRTEGLEGTLGGLSGAPALDAQGRVVGVTIAESPRRGRIYTTAPEVVTATLASSGRRLAAPAAATGEPMTPQNYFYVADDLRRQLRVAQVVCLTA; the protein is encoded by the coding sequence ATGCACTTCCCCCGCCTGCCGGACTGGCTGGTCTATTCGGCGGTCGTGCTGGCGCTGCTGTTCGCGGCGCTGGGCCGGGGCGAGCGGGCCGACGCGCCACCGCCGCCGCCGGACGTGGCCGCCCCGCTGGGCGAGGCGATCGGGCCGGCCTCGCCGTTCGACCCTTCGGTGGTGGTGGACGTGCCGAGCGAGAACGGGCCGGCGACCGGCACCGCCTTCTCGATCGCCGAGTCCGGCGTCTGGCTCACCGCCCGGCACGTGGTGGAGGGCTGCGCGCGGGCCGCCCTGGTGGTCGGCGACGGCGTCGGCGTGGCGACCACGGTCCGGGTCGATCCCCGCGGCGAGGCGGCCGTGCTGCTTACCGAGGGCGGCGCCGATCCCCTGCCGCTGGCGCTGAACGAGCCCCTGCGCCGGGGCCAGCGGGCCTATCATCCGGGCTTCCCGCAGGGCGAGCCGGGCGAGGCCACCTCGCGCCTGCTGGGCCGCGAGACGCTGGTGGTGCGCGGCCGCGGCGCGCGCAGCGAGCCGGTGCTGGTCTGGGCCGAGACCGGCCGTACCGAGGGCCTGGAGGGCACGCTCGGCGGCCTCTCCGGCGCGCCGGCGCTCGACGCCCAGGGCCGGGTGGTCGGGGTGACGATCGCCGAGAGCCCCCGCCGGGGGCGGATCTACACCACCGCGCCCGAGGTGGTGACGGCCACCCTGGCCTCGAGCGGCCGCCGCCTCGCGGCCCCCGCCGCCGCCACGGGCGAACCCATGACGCCGCAGAACTACTTCTACGTCGCCGACGACCTGCGCCGGCAGCTCCGCGTCGCCCAGGTGGTCTGCCTGACGGCCTGA
- the gshB gene encoding glutathione synthase has protein sequence MSLKVAVQMDPIEGVNIEGDTTFLMMEAAQARGHSLFVYTTDKLAMEDGRVFARGRDVTVQRVAGDHASLGPWRRTELTEFDVVLLRQDPPFDMHYIDTTFFLEAVHPRVLVVNDPREVRNAPEKLFVTKFPGLQPPTLITQDRDAIYDFRARHGDIVMKPLNGRGGSGVTRHLQDDPNIDAMLELHAQIGREPVIVQKFLPSVTKGDKRILLVDGEPVGAINRVPEKGQIRSNLAVGGKAQPVELTARDREICAAIGPELKARGLLFVGIDVIGDYLTEINVTSPTGAVALKRFTGVDAAEVLWTRIEALRAGA, from the coding sequence ATGTCGCTGAAGGTCGCCGTCCAGATGGATCCCATCGAGGGCGTCAACATCGAGGGCGACACGACCTTCCTGATGATGGAGGCGGCCCAGGCCCGGGGCCATTCGCTGTTCGTCTACACGACCGACAAGCTGGCCATGGAGGACGGCCGGGTCTTCGCCCGCGGTCGCGACGTGACGGTCCAGCGGGTGGCCGGCGACCACGCGAGCCTCGGTCCCTGGCGGCGGACCGAGCTGACCGAGTTCGACGTCGTCCTGCTGCGCCAGGACCCGCCGTTCGACATGCACTACATCGACACGACCTTCTTCCTGGAGGCGGTCCATCCCCGGGTGCTGGTGGTCAACGACCCGCGCGAGGTGCGCAACGCCCCCGAGAAGCTGTTCGTGACCAAGTTCCCGGGCCTGCAGCCGCCGACGCTGATCACCCAGGATCGGGACGCCATCTACGACTTCCGCGCCCGGCACGGCGACATCGTCATGAAGCCGCTGAACGGCCGCGGCGGCTCGGGCGTGACCCGCCACCTGCAGGACGACCCGAACATCGACGCCATGCTCGAGCTGCACGCCCAGATCGGCCGCGAGCCGGTCATCGTCCAGAAGTTCCTGCCGTCGGTGACCAAGGGCGACAAGCGCATCCTGCTGGTGGACGGCGAGCCGGTGGGCGCCATCAACCGCGTGCCCGAGAAGGGCCAGATCCGCTCGAACCTGGCCGTCGGCGGCAAGGCCCAGCCGGTGGAGCTCACCGCCCGCGACCGCGAGATCTGCGCCGCCATCGGCCCCGAGCTGAAGGCCCGCGGCCTGCTGTTCGTCGGCATCGACGTGATCGGCGACTACCTCACCGAGATCAACGTCACCTCGCCCACGGGGGCCGTGGCGCTGAAGCGGTTCACCGGGGTGGACGCCGCCGAGGTGCTCTGGACGCGCATTGAAGCGCTTCGCGCCGGGGCCTAG
- a CDS encoding SirB1 family protein: MDREEAETILLDAGAAPEGEFPLMEAAIACAIHEDPARDAGLARDLAQQGVVRLGERLKRESPEEALAETMAGDLRLTGDLFTTEGLGNADIITVAETRRGLAVTLGIFYLHAARRCGLTVKGVDFPGHFLLRIETEEGPLALDPFSEGRVVLPSELTRRALHAGLTPNVADRLDRLMAPVSDRAVLMRLQNIIFARASAVRDYVRAERAALRRALLDPGDHRPWLDVASAREGQGALAGALEALQRATSIDGGVALAARAQRERVRLRLN; the protein is encoded by the coding sequence ATGGACCGCGAAGAAGCCGAGACCATCCTGCTGGACGCAGGCGCCGCCCCGGAGGGCGAGTTCCCGCTGATGGAGGCCGCGATCGCCTGCGCCATCCACGAGGACCCGGCGCGCGACGCCGGCCTCGCCCGCGACCTGGCCCAGCAGGGCGTCGTGCGGCTGGGCGAGCGGCTGAAGCGCGAAAGCCCCGAAGAGGCCCTGGCCGAGACCATGGCCGGCGACCTGCGGCTGACCGGCGACCTGTTCACCACCGAAGGCCTCGGCAACGCCGACATCATCACCGTCGCCGAGACGCGCCGGGGCCTGGCCGTCACCCTGGGGATCTTCTACCTGCACGCGGCGCGCCGCTGCGGGCTGACGGTCAAGGGGGTGGACTTCCCCGGCCACTTCCTGCTGCGGATCGAGACCGAGGAGGGCCCGCTGGCCCTCGACCCGTTCTCGGAAGGCCGCGTGGTGCTGCCGTCGGAGCTGACGCGGCGGGCGCTGCACGCCGGCCTCACCCCCAACGTCGCCGACCGCCTGGACCGGCTGATGGCCCCGGTCAGCGACCGGGCCGTGCTGATGCGCCTGCAGAACATCATCTTCGCCCGCGCCAGCGCCGTGCGGGACTACGTCCGCGCCGAGCGGGCCGCCCTGCGGCGGGCGCTGCTGGATCCCGGCGACCACCGCCCCTGGCTGGACGTGGCCTCGGCCCGCGAGGGCCAGGGCGCCCTGGCCGGCGCCCTGGAGGCGCTGCAGCGGGCGACCTCGATCGACGGCGGCGTGGCGCTGGCCGCCCGCGCCCAGCGCGAACGGGTCCGGCTGCGGCTGAACTGA
- a CDS encoding YifB family Mg chelatase-like AAA ATPase gives MSAGVVTLAFRGVEAVRVDVQVQFTGGEPKFFLVGMGDKAVSESRERVRAAFAGLGLALPARRIIANLAPADLPKEGSHYDLPVALAIMAGMGVIPPDALEGWAAVGELALDGRITPVAGALPAAVAAGGLGLGLICPEACGAEAAWAGDTRILAAPSLIALVNHFRGTQVLAPPAPGPMLDAGRQPDLRDVKGQENAKRALEIAAAGGHNLLFVGPPGSGKSMMAARLPGLLPPLTSEELLETSMVHSIAGLIAKGQLTRARPFRNPHHSASMAALTGGGLKAKPGEVSLAHNGVLFLDELPEFGTQALDSLRQPIETGEVVVARANAHVRYPARFQLVAAMNPCRCGLGGPGRGACGRAPRCQTDYQGRISGPLMDRIDLQVEVPPVTAADLALPPPAEGTAEAAARVATARGLQAERAAKAEGGEGARLNARAEGDFLEKVAALDEPARALLARAAEAGGLSARGWTRTLRLARTIADLEGSDAVRRVHVAEALIYRRVAPAAAPASAL, from the coding sequence ATGAGCGCGGGGGTGGTGACGCTGGCGTTCCGCGGCGTGGAGGCGGTCCGGGTCGACGTCCAGGTCCAGTTCACCGGCGGCGAGCCCAAGTTCTTCCTCGTCGGCATGGGCGACAAGGCCGTCTCGGAAAGCCGCGAGCGGGTGCGCGCCGCCTTCGCGGGGCTGGGCCTAGCCCTCCCCGCCCGGCGCATCATCGCCAACCTGGCCCCCGCCGACCTGCCCAAGGAGGGCAGCCACTACGACCTTCCGGTGGCGCTCGCTATCATGGCCGGCATGGGCGTCATCCCGCCCGACGCCCTGGAGGGCTGGGCGGCGGTGGGCGAGTTGGCCCTGGACGGCCGCATCACCCCGGTCGCCGGCGCCCTGCCGGCCGCCGTGGCCGCAGGCGGCCTTGGCCTTGGCCTGATCTGTCCCGAGGCGTGCGGGGCCGAGGCGGCCTGGGCCGGCGACACGCGGATCCTGGCGGCCCCCTCGCTCATCGCCCTCGTCAACCACTTCCGCGGGACGCAGGTGCTGGCGCCGCCTGCGCCGGGGCCGATGCTGGACGCCGGACGCCAGCCCGACCTGCGCGACGTGAAGGGCCAGGAGAACGCCAAGCGGGCGCTGGAGATCGCCGCGGCCGGCGGCCACAACCTCCTGTTCGTCGGCCCGCCGGGCTCGGGCAAGTCGATGATGGCCGCGCGCCTGCCGGGCCTGCTGCCGCCGCTGACCTCGGAGGAGCTGCTCGAGACCTCGATGGTCCATTCCATCGCCGGGCTGATCGCCAAGGGCCAGCTCACCCGCGCGCGGCCGTTCCGCAATCCGCACCACTCGGCCAGCATGGCCGCCCTGACCGGCGGCGGGCTGAAGGCCAAGCCCGGCGAGGTCAGCCTCGCGCACAACGGCGTGCTGTTCCTGGACGAGCTGCCCGAGTTCGGGACCCAGGCGCTGGATTCCCTGCGCCAGCCGATCGAGACCGGCGAGGTGGTCGTCGCCCGCGCCAACGCCCACGTGCGCTATCCCGCCCGTTTCCAGCTGGTGGCGGCGATGAATCCCTGCCGCTGCGGCCTGGGCGGACCGGGCCGCGGCGCCTGCGGCCGGGCGCCCCGCTGCCAGACGGACTACCAGGGCCGCATCTCGGGGCCGCTGATGGACCGCATCGACCTGCAGGTGGAGGTCCCGCCGGTGACCGCCGCCGACCTCGCCCTGCCGCCGCCCGCCGAGGGAACGGCAGAGGCCGCCGCGCGGGTCGCGACGGCCCGGGGCCTGCAGGCCGAGCGGGCCGCAAAGGCCGAGGGCGGCGAGGGGGCGAGGCTCAACGCCCGCGCCGAGGGGGATTTCCTGGAAAAGGTCGCCGCGCTGGACGAGCCGGCCCGCGCCCTGCTCGCCCGGGCGGCCGAGGCGGGGGGCCTGTCGGCCCGCGGCTGGACGCGCACACTCAGGCTCGCCCGCACCATCGCCGACCTGGAGGGCTCGGACGCCGTGCGCCGCGTCCACGTGGCCGAGGCGCTGATCTACCGGCGCGTGGCGCCGGCGGCAGCGCCGGCTTCGGCGCTCTGA
- a CDS encoding DUF350 domain-containing protein gives MPTPSPEIQAFATGFPITLLHIAVTILILMGASALYILLTPHKEITLIREGNTAAAVSLGGVMLGLSIPLAVSLQASTNLIEIGLWGAATVVVQLLVFRLVDILLRGLPRRIQDGEMSAAALLVGAKLSTAVIVAAAVTG, from the coding sequence ATGCCTACGCCTTCGCCTGAGATCCAGGCATTCGCCACCGGCTTCCCCATCACCCTGCTGCACATCGCCGTCACCATCCTGATCCTGATGGGGGCCTCGGCGCTGTACATCCTGCTGACGCCGCACAAGGAGATCACCCTGATCCGCGAGGGCAACACCGCCGCGGCGGTGTCCCTGGGCGGGGTGATGCTGGGGCTGTCGATCCCGCTGGCGGTGTCGCTGCAGGCCTCGACCAACCTGATCGAGATCGGCCTGTGGGGCGCGGCGACGGTGGTGGTCCAGCTGCTGGTCTTCCGCCTGGTGGACATCCTGCTGCGCGGCCTGCCCCGCCGCATCCAGGACGGCGAGATGTCGGCGGCCGCCCTGCTGGTCGGCGCCAAGCTCTCCACGGCCGTGATCGTGGCCGCGGCGGTGACGGGCTAG
- a CDS encoding YraN family protein, giving the protein MRQGARRARGAAARLSGRRSEVVAALWLMMRGYRILGFRLKTPIAEIDLLAVRGRILAVVEVKRRGTIEAALEAVGFDQRDRLRRAGAALAARRPALQGASVRLDLLALAPGRLPMHIPDAWKGA; this is encoded by the coding sequence GTGCGCCAGGGGGCGCGCCGGGCGCGGGGGGCGGCGGCGCGGCTCTCGGGCCGGCGCAGCGAGGTCGTGGCGGCGCTCTGGCTGATGATGAGGGGCTACCGCATCCTGGGCTTCCGCCTGAAGACGCCGATCGCCGAGATCGACCTGCTGGCCGTGCGCGGCCGGATCCTGGCGGTGGTGGAGGTCAAGCGGCGCGGGACCATCGAGGCGGCGCTGGAGGCCGTCGGCTTCGACCAGCGCGACCGCCTGCGGCGCGCCGGCGCAGCCCTCGCCGCCCGCCGCCCGGCGCTTCAGGGTGCGTCGGTTCGCCTCGACTTGCTGGCCCTCGCGCCCGGGCGTCTTCCTATGCATATTCCCGACGCCTGGAAGGGCGCGTGA
- the hemW gene encoding radical SAM family heme chaperone HemW, with protein sequence MGVYVHWPYCARICPYCDFNVYRARGREAEARALASAIIADLRAQAALTGPRELVSVFFGGGTPSLMDPAWAGEIVAEAKRLWSPAADLEVSLEANPTDAEADRFAAFADAGVNRLSLGLQALDDEALKLLGRNHGAEEGRRAARAAARAFPRLSVDLIYARPGQTPQAWAGELAAALDLGPEHVSPYQLTIEAGTAFDRAVRRGTIVPPAEEPAAELFETTQAVLEAAGFDAYEVSNHARGEAARSRHNLVYWQGLDYVGVGPGAHGRITTPEGRLATFAAPRPADYIEGAGGSRERLTPVEAAEERLLGGLRIAEGVGRDEIAALALPEGRIAHLVELGLLADDPSRLRATAEGRRLLDAVTRALLA encoded by the coding sequence GTGGGGGTCTACGTCCACTGGCCCTACTGCGCGCGCATCTGCCCCTACTGCGACTTCAACGTCTACCGCGCCCGCGGCCGCGAGGCCGAGGCGCGGGCGCTGGCCTCCGCCATCATTGCGGACCTGCGGGCCCAGGCGGCGCTGACCGGTCCGCGCGAGCTGGTCTCGGTGTTCTTCGGCGGCGGCACCCCCTCGCTGATGGACCCCGCCTGGGCGGGCGAGATCGTCGCCGAAGCCAAACGCCTGTGGTCCCCGGCCGCCGACCTGGAGGTGAGCCTCGAGGCCAATCCCACCGACGCCGAGGCCGACCGCTTCGCCGCGTTCGCCGACGCGGGGGTGAACCGCCTCTCGCTCGGCCTGCAGGCCCTGGACGACGAGGCGCTGAAGCTCCTCGGCCGCAACCACGGCGCGGAGGAGGGCCGACGCGCCGCACGCGCCGCCGCCCGCGCCTTCCCGCGGCTGTCGGTGGACCTGATCTACGCCCGGCCGGGCCAGACGCCGCAGGCCTGGGCGGGGGAGCTGGCGGCGGCGCTCGACCTCGGCCCCGAACACGTCTCGCCCTACCAGCTCACCATCGAGGCGGGCACCGCCTTCGACCGGGCGGTGCGGCGGGGGACCATCGTCCCGCCCGCCGAGGAGCCGGCCGCAGAGCTGTTCGAGACAACCCAGGCGGTGCTGGAGGCCGCCGGCTTCGACGCCTACGAGGTCTCGAACCACGCCCGGGGGGAGGCCGCGCGCTCGCGCCACAACCTCGTCTACTGGCAGGGCCTCGACTACGTCGGTGTCGGCCCCGGCGCGCACGGCCGGATCACGACTCCCGAAGGCCGGCTGGCCACCTTCGCGGCGCCGCGGCCTGCGGACTACATCGAAGGCGCCGGCGGCTCGCGCGAGCGCCTGACGCCCGTGGAGGCCGCCGAGGAGCGGCTGCTGGGCGGCCTGCGGATCGCCGAGGGCGTGGGCCGGGACGAGATCGCCGCGCTGGCGCTGCCCGAGGGGCGCATCGCCCACCTGGTCGAGCTGGGCCTCCTAGCGGACGATCCCTCGCGCCTGCGCGCCACGGCTGAAGGCCGACGGCTGCTGGACGCCGTCACCCGCGCGCTCTTGGCCTAG
- a CDS encoding response regulator has product MRKPLRPLSERRPARAQISAEQLASLSHEFRTPLNGVLGMARLLEGTRLTAEQRSYVAALRESGQHLLTLVNDVLDFAKLGAGRVELHPETMEVESLLRGVAELLSPRAREKGLEIAWAAPAGVGSVRADEGRLRQILLNFAGNAVKFTEAGGVLLAVSTPEPGRLRFTVEDTGPGVSEAARDRIFEAFAQAEASHADLGGAGLGLAIARRLARAMGGEVGVETARMGGACFWFEAAFPPAPEAAAGEPLKGRTVAIASPNAIVREAARRQVRASGGRAVAEAELDAVLQRTGPDDVLLLDAALTPPGEPLRAPPGRASIVLLAPDERDRIPRLRRSGFAGYLIKPLRRGSLAERVLIAAGAAAKAGVVRDDERVAAAAAPGARVLLVEDNPINALLARALLTREGCAVEHAVGGEEALAAARIGVFDLILMDMRMPGLSGEETARRLRAEGVQAPIVALTANAFEDDRRACLAAGMNDFLVKPLSPDALRAVLTRWTARPAGWTKAAARAKVG; this is encoded by the coding sequence ATGCGCAAGCCGCTACGACCCCTTTCCGAACGCCGCCCGGCGCGGGCCCAGATCAGCGCCGAACAGCTGGCGTCGCTGAGCCACGAGTTCCGCACCCCGCTGAACGGCGTGCTGGGCATGGCCCGGCTCCTGGAAGGCACCCGCCTGACCGCCGAGCAGCGCAGCTATGTGGCGGCCCTGCGCGAGAGCGGCCAGCACCTGCTGACCCTGGTCAACGACGTGCTCGACTTCGCCAAGCTGGGCGCCGGGCGCGTCGAGCTGCATCCCGAGACGATGGAGGTCGAGAGCCTGCTGCGCGGCGTCGCCGAGCTGCTCTCGCCCCGCGCCCGCGAGAAGGGCCTGGAGATCGCCTGGGCCGCGCCGGCCGGCGTGGGCTCGGTGCGGGCCGACGAGGGGCGGCTGCGGCAGATCCTGCTCAACTTCGCCGGCAACGCGGTGAAGTTCACCGAGGCCGGCGGCGTCCTGCTGGCGGTCTCCACGCCCGAGCCCGGCCGGCTGCGCTTCACCGTGGAGGACACCGGCCCCGGCGTCTCGGAAGCCGCCCGCGACCGCATCTTCGAGGCCTTCGCCCAGGCCGAGGCCTCGCACGCCGACCTGGGCGGCGCCGGGCTGGGGCTCGCCATCGCCCGCCGGCTCGCCCGCGCCATGGGCGGCGAGGTGGGGGTCGAGACCGCCCGCATGGGCGGCGCCTGCTTCTGGTTCGAGGCCGCCTTCCCGCCGGCGCCCGAGGCCGCGGCGGGCGAGCCGCTCAAGGGCCGCACCGTGGCGATCGCCTCGCCCAATGCCATCGTCCGCGAGGCCGCCCGCCGGCAGGTCCGGGCCAGCGGCGGCCGCGCCGTGGCCGAGGCCGAGCTCGACGCCGTCCTGCAGCGGACGGGACCCGACGACGTGCTGCTGCTGGACGCGGCGCTGACCCCGCCCGGCGAGCCCCTGCGCGCGCCGCCCGGACGCGCCAGCATCGTGCTGCTGGCCCCAGATGAGCGCGACCGCATCCCGCGCCTGCGCCGGTCGGGCTTCGCGGGCTATCTCATCAAGCCGCTGCGGCGCGGCTCGCTCGCCGAGCGCGTGCTGATCGCCGCCGGCGCCGCCGCCAAGGCCGGCGTCGTGCGCGACGACGAGCGCGTGGCGGCCGCGGCCGCGCCGGGCGCCCGCGTGCTGCTGGTCGAGGACAACCCCATCAACGCCCTGCTGGCCCGGGCCCTGCTGACCCGCGAGGGCTGCGCGGTCGAGCACGCGGTCGGCGGCGAGGAGGCCCTGGCGGCCGCCCGTATCGGCGTCTTCGACCTGATCCTGATGGACATGCGCATGCCGGGCCTCTCCGGCGAGGAGACCGCCCGGCGGCTGCGCGCCGAGGGGGTGCAGGCGCCGATCGTCGCGCTCACCGCCAACGCCTTCGAGGACGACCGCAGGGCCTGCCTGGCCGCCGGCATGAACGACTTCCTGGTCAAGCCGCTGTCGCCCGACGCCCTGCGCGCGGTCCTGACGCGGTGGACCGCGCGGCCCGCCGGCTGGACGAAGGCCGCGGCGCGCGCCAAGGTCGGCTGA